A DNA window from Salvelinus sp. IW2-2015 linkage group LG4q.1:29, ASM291031v2, whole genome shotgun sequence contains the following coding sequences:
- the lg4q.1:29h11orf24 gene encoding uncharacterized protein C11orf24 homolog, with protein MTLHLLLVLSPVLGLLVLPCLSSHVASQFSIVASQTMTEQTHCSEACSLNTTCDHAVFWKEKSTCFFLTCPNCTKCSSISVADLIREQETDISVFKREAKHVIQSSSSVTPSESQHKNPTVHKLTVNNNANQTSALNETHSTSQHSDAGQAPTAGDSPVLTASNMTAALLPALKNDTATTVSETTHKSKVQSPVTTTATSVKLESITVMTPPAIPQIITTITTMTTTTTTTAMPSTTNTTTTQPTTTKTTIPTTATTIKTTALPSTTTPKTTTTADTPTDEEKKPSPTVPEAPSSQATSRNTMVPSTSTAEVSTKRLDEDTNRAIIDVVAGEILTRQLVDTSALLAVLLFGLLFFLVTVVLFLTQAYKSYRRKDYTQVDYLINGMYSDSGV; from the exons ATGACCCTGCATCTTCTCCTCGTCCTGTCCCCTGTCCTTGGGCTTCTGGTGCTACCTTGTCTGTCATCCCATGTGGCCAGCCAGTTCAGCATTGTGGCCAGCCAGACAATGACCGAGCAAACCCATTGCTCTGAAGCAT GCTCACTCAATACGACATGTGATCATGCTGTCTTTTGGAAAGAGAAGTCCACCTGCTTTTTCTTGACATGTCCAAATTGCACCAAATGCAGCAGTATCTCCGTCGCTGACCTGATAAGGGAACAAG aaaCAGACATCAGTGTTTTTAAGAGAGAAGCTAAACATGTCATTCAGTCTTCAAGTTCCGTAACTCCATCAGAAAGCCAACATAAGAACCCTACTGTGCATAAATTGACAGTCAACAATAATGCCAATCAAACCTCTGCCCTCAATGAGACCCACTCTACCTCACAGCACAGCGATGCTGGTCAGGCTCCAACTGCTGGAGACTCTCCTGTCTTAACTGCATCTAACATGACTGCAGCACTTTTGCCAGCTCTCAAGAATGACACAGCAACTACAGTATCTGAGACAACCCACAAGTCAAAGGTCCAAAGCCCTGTAACAACCACAGCCACTTCAGTAAAGCTGGAATCTATTACTGTTATGACTCCACCAGCCATCCCACAGATAATAACAACAATCAccactatgactactactaccaccacaacaGCAATGCCATCTACTACCAataccaccacaacacaaccaactaccACCAAAACAACAATACCAACAACTGCCACCACAATAAAAACAACAGCATTACCGTCAACTACCACTCCAAAAACAACCACCACCGCAGACACGCCTACAGATGAGGAGAAGAAGCCGTCACCAACCGTTCCGGAGGCCCCCAGCTCTCAAGCTACCTCCAGAAACACCATGGTTCCTTCAACCTCCACTGCTGAGGTCAGCACAAAAAGGCTGGACGAAGACACCAACAGAGCCATTATAGATGTTGTTGCCGGCGAGATTCTGACTCGCCAGTTGGTGGACACAAGCGCTCTATTGGCTGTTCTGTTGTTTGGCCTCCTCTTCTTCCTAGTTACAGTTGTTCTCTTCCTAACACAGGCCTATAAGAGTTACAGGAGGAAAGACTACACCCAGGTGGACTATCTCATCAATGGAATGTATTCTGATTCAGGTGTTTAA